A part of Rhinolophus ferrumequinum isolate MPI-CBG mRhiFer1 chromosome 11, mRhiFer1_v1.p, whole genome shotgun sequence genomic DNA contains:
- the ZBED5 gene encoding zinc finger BED domain-containing protein 5 has translation MFCTTNTLPMDLLLKQGSLKQEVESFCYQIVSESSDQKVGILQSEDEQLQPSVSKNSEGELARVKFMSSSNKITTFSKKPKRRKYDESYLSFGFTYFGNRDAPHAQCVLCKKILSNSSLAPSKLRRHLETKHAAYKDKDISFFKQHLESPENNKPPIPKIVNTDNESATEASYNVSYHIALSGEAHTIGELLIKPCAKDVVMRMFDEQYSKKIDAVQLSNSTVARRIKDLAADIEEELVCRLKICDGFSLQLDESADVSGLAVLLVFVRYRFNKSIEEDLLLCESLQSNATGKEIFNCINNFMQKHEIEWEKCVDVCSDASRAMDGKIAEAVTLIKYVAPESTSSHCLLYRHALAVKIMPTSLKNVLDQAVQIINYIKARPHQSRLLKILCEEMGAQHTALLLNTEVRWLSRGKVLVRLFELRRELLVFMDSAFRLSDCLTNSSWLLRLAYLADIFTKLNEVNLSMQGKNVTVFTIFDKMSSLLRKLEFWASSVEEENFDCFPTLSDFLTEINSTVDKDICSAIVQHLRGLRSTLLKYFPVTNDNNAWVRNPFTVTVKPASLVARDYESLIDLTSDSQVKQNFSELSLNDFWSSLIQEYPDIARRAVRVLLPFATMHLCETGFSYYAATKTKYRKRLDAAPHMRIRLSNITPNIKRICDKKTQKHCSH, from the coding sequence ATGTTTTGTACCACAAATACATTGCCTATGGATCTATTGCTGAAACAAGGAAGTCTTAAACAAGAAGTAGAATCTTTTTGTTATCAAATTGTGTCTGAATCAAGTGATCAAAAAGTTGGAATATTACAAAGTGAAGATGAACAGTTACAGCCTTCAGTTTCTAAAAATTCAGAAGGTGAGCTCGCCAGGGTTAAATTTATGTCCAGTTCCAACAAAATAACAACATTTAGtaagaaaccaaaaagaagaaaatatgatgaAAGTTATTTGTCTTTTGGATTTACTTACTTTGGAAATAGAGATGCACCTCATGCTCAGTGTGTGTTATGTaagaaaattttatcaaataGCTCTTTGGCCCCAAGTAAACTACGAAGACATTTGGAAACTAAACATGCTGCATATAAAGACAAAGACATAAGTTTTTTCAAGCAACATCTTGAATCACCCGAAAATAATAAACCTCCAATACCTAAAATTGTCAATACAGATAATGAAAGTGCTACAGAGGCATCATACAATGTAAGTTACCATATAGCCCTGAGTGGAGAGGCTCATACTATTGGAGAATTGCTTATCAAGCCCTGTGCAAAAGATGTCGTGATGCGGATGTTTGATGaacaatacagtaaaaaaatAGATGCAGTGCAACTATCAAACAGTACCGTTGCACGTCGAATTAAGGATCTAGCTGCTGACATTGAAGAAGAGCTTGTCTGTAGACTGAAAATTTGTGATGGGTTTTCACTGCAACTAGATGAATCAGCTGATGTTTCAGGACTTGCTGTGCTGCTTGTGTTTGTTCGTTATCGGTTTAATAAGTCTATTGAGGAAGACCTACTCTTATGTGAATCTTTGCAAAGTAATGCTACTGGTAAAGAAATTTTCAACTGCATCAACAATTTTATGCAGAAACATGAAATTGAATGGGAAAAATGTGTTGATGTTTGTAGTGATGCTTCTAGGGCAATGGATGGGAAAATTGCTGAGGCTGTCACCTTGATAAAATATGTGGCTCCCGAAAGCACCAGTAGTCACTGCCTATTATATAGACATGCACTAGCAGTTAAAATAATGCCTACATCTCTGAAAAATGTGCTAGATCAGGCAGTACAAATCATCAATTATATTAAAGCTCGACCACATCAATCCAGACTACTAAAAATTTTATGTGAAGAAATGggtgcccagcacacagcactTCTTCTAAATACAGAGGTGAGGTGGCTTTCCCGAGGTAAGGTTCTCGTAAGACTTTTTGAGCTTCGTCGTGAACTGTTGGTTTTCATGGATTCTGCTTTTCGGCTATCTGATTGTTTAACAAATTCATCTTGGCTACTAAGACTTGCATATCTTGCAGatatttttactaaattaaatGAGGTTAATCTGTCAATGCAAGGAAAAAATGtgacagtttttacaatatttgataaaatgtcatcattgttaagaaaattagaattttgggcCTCATCTGTAGAAGAAGAAAACTTTGATTGTTTTCCTACACTCAGTGACTTTTTGACTGAAATTAATTCTACAGTTGATAAAGATATTTGCAGTGCTATTGTGCAGCACCTAAGGGGTTTGCGCTCTactctgttaaaatattttccagtgaCAAATGACAATAATGCTTGGGTTAGAAATCCATTTACAGTAACTGTTAAACCAGCCTCGTTAGTAGCACGGGACTATGAGAGTCTGATTGATTTAACATCTGATTCGCAAGTGAAACAAAATTTCAGTGAACTTTCCCTAAATGATTTTTGGAGTAGCCTAATTCAAGAGTACCCAGACATTGCGAGGCGTGCAGTTCGTGTACTTCTTCCTTTTGCTACAATGCACCTGTGTGAAACAGGATTTTCATATTAT